The Schizosaccharomyces pombe strain 972h- genome assembly, chromosome: I genome contains a region encoding:
- the cam1 gene encoding calmodulin Cam1: MTTRNLTDEQIAEFREAFSLFDRDQDGNITSNELGVVMRSLGQSPTAAELQDMINEVDADGNGTIDFTEFLTMMARKMKDTDNEEEVREAFKVFDKDGNGYITVEELTHVLTSLGERLSQEEVADMIREADTDGDGVINYEEFSRVISSK; encoded by the exons ATG ACTACCCGTAACCTTACAGATGAGCAGATTGCAGAATTCCGTGAAGCCTTTTCACTGTTTGATCGTGATCAGGATGGAAATATCACGTCCAATGAATTGGGTGTAGTTATGAGATCGTTAGGTCAATCGCCTACTGCCGCCGAATTACAAGATATGATTAATGAGGTCGATGCCGATGGTAATGGCACAATTGATTTTACCGAATTTTTGACTATGATGGCCCGAAAAATGAAGGATACCGACAACGAAGAGGAAGTTCGCGAAGCCTTTAAAGTCTTCGATAAAGATGGAAATGGATACATTACAGTCGAGGAGTTGACTCATGTGCTTACAAGTCTTGGTGAACGTTTGTCTCAAGAAGAAGTAGCCGATATGATACGTGAAGCCGACACCGATGGCGATGGTGTAATCAACTACGAAGAATTCTCTCGTGTCATTTCTTCCAAGTAG
- a CDS encoding polyamine N-acetyltransferase, which yields MVNIRNIERSEVEEVSKLEAICFPEAERASFARIKDRVKRAPEIQLGLFAPTQHTSTLIGHVLTSRTGSETVTHESMSKHDSKGENIAIHSLSIHPAHRKNGYAKKLIEELQFRCQHTITPKPSRMILISHKPLVPFYESLGFKNLGPSECKFGDETWYDMTHKI from the exons ATGGTCAACATTCGTAATATCGAGAGATCCGAAGTTGAAGAGGTTTCAAAATTGGAAGCCATTTGCTTTCCTGAAGCAGAGAGGGCTTCTTTTGCTAGG ATTAAGGATCGGGTAAAACGTGCTCCGGAGATTCAGTTAGGACTTTTTGCTCCTACTCAACATACCAGTACTTTAATTGGACATGTCTTGACTTCTAGAACAGGTAGCGAAACTGTTACACACGAATCCATGTCTAAACATGATTCGAAAGGAGAAAACATTGCTATTCATTCACTATCTATTCATCCTGCTCATCGTAAAAACGGATATGCTAAGAAGCTCATTGAAGAGCTTCAATTCCGTTGTCAGCACACCATTACTCCCAAGCCCAGTCGGATGATTTTAATATCTCATAAGCCTTTGGTCCCCTTTTATGAAAGCTTAgggtttaaaaatttgggtCCCAGTGAATGCAAGTTTGGGGATGAAACTTGGTATGACATGACCCACAAAATATAA
- the tim17 gene encoding TIM23 translocase complex subunit Tim17, whose amino-acid sequence MASADHTRDPCPYVILNDFGAAFSMGTIGGAIWHSIKGWRNSPPGEKRISAIAAAKTRAPVLGGNFGVWGGLFSTFDCAVKGVRRKEDPWNAIIAGFFTGGALAVRGGWRATRNGAIGCACILAVFEGLGIALGRMNAEYNRPVAPVIPDAPASGSTSAAPAAV is encoded by the exons atggctAGCGCGGATCATACCAGGGATCCTTGTCCTTATGTgattttgaatgatttCGGTGCTGCTTTTTCCATGGGTACTATAGGTGGTGCCATTTGGCATTCCATCAAAGGATGGAGGAACAGTCCACCG GGAGAAAAACGAATTTCTGCTATTGCAGCTGCTAAAACTAGAGCTCCCGTTTTGGGAGGTAACTTTGGTGTTTGGGGTGGTTTGTTTAGTACATTTGATTGTGCCGTCAAAGGTGTTCGTCGCAAAGAAGACCCATGGAACGCTATTATTGCAGGCTTTTTTACCGGTGGTGCTTTAGCAGTTCGTGGCGGTTGGAGGGCTACTCGTAACGGTGCAATTGGATGCGCTTGTATTCTGGCTGTTTTTGAGGGTTTGGGTATTGCTTTGGGCCGTATGAATGCGGAATATAATCGTCCTGTCGCTCCAGTTATACCTGATGCCCCGGCTTCCGGTTCCACTTCTGCAGCTCCTGCTGCagtttaa
- the cys12 gene encoding cysteine synthase-like protein Cys12: MAKKYQDLASGIAMGAVFMYLLRRLYESLRVKSSADSLEEDIVNGVEGLIGNTKMVRIKSLSQATGCDILAKAEFLNPGNSPKDRVALQMIRTAEENGDLVPYQSNAVYEGTAGSTGISIAMLCCSLGYDSRIYMPSDQSKEKSDILELLGAHVQRVTPAPIVDPNHFVNTARRNAANHTVDESIPGKGYFANQFENPANWQAHFNSTGPEIWRQCAGKLDAFIAGSGTGGTIAGISRYLKSKDPSITVCLADPPGSGLYHKVLHGVMFDLAEREGTRRRHQVDTIVEGVGINRMTRNFSIAEPLIDMAYRVTDEQAVAMSRYLVTHDGLFVGSSSAVNCVAAVRLAKKLGPGHRIVTLLCDPGSRHFSKLYNEEFLRKKNIVPQVPSSLDFVEA, encoded by the coding sequence ATGGCGAAAAAATATCAGGATCTAGCTAGTGGAATCGCCATGGGTGCAGTTTTCATGTACCTTTTACGTCGTTTGTACGAGTCTCTTCGCGTCAAATCGTCAGCCGATTCGTTGGAAGAAGACATCGTAAATGGAGTAGAAGGACTAATTGGAAATACTAAAATGGTCAGGATAAAATCTCTTTCGCAAGCGACGGGCTGCGATATCCTCGCCAAAGCGGAATTTCTGAACCCTGGAAATTCTCCTAAAGATCGTGTTGCTTTGCAGATGATTCGCACAGCAGAAGAAAATGGAGATTTAGTACCTTATCAATCGAATGCTGTTTATGAAGGAACCGCCGGTTCTACTGGTATTTCGATAGCTATGCTCTGTTGTTCACTTGGCTATGACTCTCGTATATATATGCCTAGTGACCaatctaaagaaaaaagtgaCATACTTGAATTGTTGGGTGCTCATGTTCAAAGAGTAACTCCAGCTCCCATCGTCGATCCAAatcattttgtaaatacGGCTCGTCGTAATGCTGCCAATCATACCGTCGACGAGTCCATTCCTGGCAAAGGATACTTTGCTAATCAATTTGAGAATCCGGCGAATTGGCAAGCTCATTTCAATTCTACCGGTCCTGAAATATGGCGTCAATGTGCTGGAAAATTAGATGCATTTATTGCCGGTTCTGGTACGGGTGGCACTATCGCTGGTATTTCTCGCTACCTAAAGTCCAAAGATCCTTCCATCACCGTCTGTCTTGCTGATCCTCCCGGAAGTGGCCTATATCATAAAGTTCTTCACGGTGTGATGTTTGATTTGGCTGAACGAGAAGGAACTCGTCGGCGACATCAGGTTGATACCATCGTTGAAGGAGTGGGTATTAATCGAATGACACGCAACTTTTCTATCGCTGAACCCCTTATTGATATGGCTTACAGAGTAACTGATGAGCAGGCCGTAGCTATGTCTCGATACTTAGTCACCCATGATGGTTTATTTGTCGGCAGTTCTTCTGCTGTTAATTGCGTCGCTGCTGTCCGTCTTGCTAAAAAGTTGGGCCCTGGTCATCGAATTGTTACTCTTCTTTGCGATCCTGGATCTCgccatttttcaaaactgTATAACGAAGAGTTCttgcgaaaaaaaaacattgttCCACAAGTTCCTTCTTCCTTAGATTTTGTTGAAGCTTAG
- the vps53 gene encoding GARP complex subunit Vps53, translated as MSNGNDNSLIIKNIGNNEFKFVETLHELLPEDITYDDLGSLRLSLSERLQESVKKLDANKKTYEDAKLSMGEKMDDLNSSIVSLLQELSTLQSVAENTQSSIVQMTSEIKNLDFAKQNLATSMTMLKRLQMLVTAYEKLRTLRQNQKFGEAISLMQATLQLLNFFKKYRSVERIASLSRSISEFQKSFYEQVFDTFQSQFKKESGMRGGFSPSSVQYLNELCRFIDIFAGDPPESVIRWYCRHQLEDFMKVFRENEEAGSLENLPRRYTWFKKLLQTYDQLHKPIFPPHWKVDFRLYEVFCEETKNDLSKLLKDDRLSLQVFVASLEQTLEFESFIDHRFYNTKSRFNSNFEPKERQAYNALSSVFEPHYTLYFNQQSQEFSILFENFALEKQTSTDESSQVLSSSIKLFQAYRKTLTQFVRLTRSSPLVGLKNLFIKWLRRYTQVELLDYQESSTFKDIAIRLNTAEYIYRTTIELEKRFQEISNKEFKDKMSFSEVLEVISSSRGTLLKFATGKFENVLNSDLEPLSKMDLKNIETVGDQSSYVGGAVQNMTAKASEFLSVVDLNMFARNFCDRSCESFTRQFLNAIYLAKPISEVGAEQLLLDLYSFKNALLKLPDLKQDYSITDSYINHLTIFMGYIETVLKTLLTPASPKAGFIQSYIFLVKDRSVTNFTVLLELKGVGKSDISSFLQQFSDFVKKTPQLEESSPIFKYLTINTAVEQAATRSRLSLDLAPESSRTLQNLGRLFTSKKKHV; from the coding sequence ATGTCGAATGGAAATGATAATTCTctaattatcaaaaatattgggaataatgaatttaaatttgtaGAAACGCTTCACGAATTATTACCAGAAGATATCACTTATGATGATTTGGGTTCATTACGACTAAGCCTGTCAGAAAGGCTTCAAGAGTCtgtcaaaaaattggatgCGAACAAGAAGACTTATGAAGATGCAAAATTAAGTATGGGTGAAAAAATGGATGATTTGAATTCTTCAATTGTTAGTTTGCTTCAGGAACTTTCAACCCTGCAATCAGTAGCCGAAAATACACAATCTTCGATCGTTCAAATGACTTCTGAAATCAAAAACCTAGACTTTgctaaacaaaatttggCAACTTCTATGACGATGTTAAAGCGGCTTCAAATGTTGGTAACAGCTTATGAGAAGCTTCGTACGCTTcgacaaaatcaaaaatttggagAGGCAATTTCATTGATGCAGGCTACTCTTcaacttttgaatttttttaagaaatacAGAAGTGTCGAGAGGATAGCTTCATTAAGCCGTAGCATCTCtgaattccaaaaatcaTTCTACGAGCAAGTATTTGATACTTTTCAATcacaatttaaaaaggaatcaGGAATGCGTGGAGGATTTAGCCCTTCTTCTGTGCAATATTTGAATGAGCTATGTAGATTCATTGATATTTTCGCTGGAGATCCTCCCGAGTCTGTAATTCGGTGGTACTGCCGGCATCAACTTGAAGACTTTATGAAAGTATTTCGTGAGAACGAAGAAGCTGGTTCACTTGAGAATCTTCCCAGAAGATACACTTGGTTTAAAAAGCTGTTACAAACATATGATCAACTTCATAAACCAATATTTCCTCCGCATTGGAAAGTGGACTTTCGATTGTACGAAGTATTTTGCGAGGAAACCAAAAACGACTTGTCTAAACTTCTTAAAGATGATAGGTTATCTTTGCAGGTTTTCGTTGCCTCGTTGGAACAAACGCTCGAATTTGAATCATTTATAGACCACCGCTTTTATAATACAAAATCTCGATTTAATTCTAATTTCGAACCCAAAGAGCGCCAAGCTTATAATGCGCTTTCAAGTGTATTTGAACCACACTATACTTTGTATTTCAACCAACAATCCCAAGAATTCtctattttgtttgaaaacttTGCTTTAGAGAAGCAAACATCTACCGATGAGTCTAGCCAAGTTCTATCTTCCTCTATAAAATTATTCCAGGCCTACAGAAAGACTTTGACTCAATTTGTACGCCTTACCAGATCTTCACCCCTTGTCggtttgaaaaatttgtttataaaGTGGTTGCGTAGGTATACTCAGGTGGAATTATTGGATTATCAGGAAAGCTCGACATTTAAAGACATTGCCATTCGGCTCAACACTGCTGAGTATATTTATAGAACCACAATAGAGCTTGAGAAGCGTTTCCAAGAAATTTCTaataaagaattcaaaGATAAAATGTCGTTCTCAGAGGTATTAGAAGTTATCTCGTCTTCAAGAGGaactttattaaaatttgcCACAGGCAAATTTGAGAACGTTTTGAATTCAGATTTGGAGCCTCTATCTAAAatggatttaaaaaacattgagACGGTGGGCGACCAAAGTTCTTATGTTGGGGGTGCTGTTCAAAATATGACTGCGAAAGCTAGTGAATTTTTATCAGTAGTTGATTTAAATATGTTTGCCCGAAACTTTTGCGATCGCTCATGTGAATCATTTACTAggcaatttttaaatgccATATATCTTGCAAAGCCTATTTCCGAAGTTGGAGCTGAACAGCTTTTACTGGAtttatattcatttaaaaatgctttacTTAAGTTGCCTGATTTAAAGCAAGATTACTCAATAACCGACAGTTATATCAACCACTTGACGATATTTATGGGATACATCGAAAcagttttaaaaacattacttACGCCTGCTTCTCCGAAAGCTGGTTTTATTCAAAGCTACATTTTTCTGGTAAAAGATCGTTCAGTTACCAATTTTACCGTTTTGTTAGAATTAAAAGGAGTAGGGAAAAGTGACATATCCAGTTTCCTTCAACAATTTTCAgattttgtaaagaaaactCCTCAGCTAGAAGAAAGTTCTCCTATATTCAAATACTTGACTATAAACACAGCTGTTGAACAAGCTGCTACTCGCTCCAGATTATCTTTAGACTTGGCGCCCGAATCCAGCCGAACGCTGCAAAACTTGGGCAGGCTGTTTacttcaaagaaaaagcacGTTTAA
- the zwf1 gene encoding glucose-6-phosphate 1-dehydrogenase, whose amino-acid sequence MSSANLSIKENGAMVVFGASGDLSKKKTFPALFSLFSEGRLPKDIRIVGYARSKIEHEDFLDRITQNIKIDEEDSQAKEKLEEFKKRCSYYRGSYDKPEDFEGLNSHLCEREGDRSTHNRIFYLALPPDVFVSVATNLKKKCVPEKGIARLVIEKPFGVDLKSAQELQSQLAPLFDEKEIYRIDHYLGKEMVQNLVHLRFCNPVISHLWDKNSISSVQITFKEPIGTEGRGGYFDSSTIVRDIVQNHLVQILTLLTMETPTTFSADDLRDEKVKVLRRTRLGDLKDIVLGQYVKSKDGKKPGYLDDETVPKGSRCPTYSAIPCFIDTERWRGVPFLLKAGKAMDIGKVEIRVQFKAAANGLFKDAYHNELVIRVQPDEAIYFKMNIKQPGLSEAPLLTDLDLTYSRRFKNMKLHEAYEALFLDAFAGDQSRFARIDELECAWSLVDPLLKYMEEEKPVPEPYEYGSDGPECLYSFLKKFGYIYDSPDYYDYPVMSVPSDH is encoded by the exons ATGAGTTCTGCAAATTT aTCTATCAAGGAAAATGGCGCAATGGTCGTTTTCGGCGCTTCCGGTGATCTATCCAAGAAAAAGACGTTTCCAGCtcttttctctttgttTAGCGAAGGACGTCTCCCCAAAGATATTAGAATCGTTGGCTATGCGCGCTCCAAGATTGAACATGAAGACTTTTTAGATCGCATTACCCAAAACatcaaaattgatgaagagGATTCCCAGGCCAAAGAGAAGCTTGaggaatttaaaaagagatGCTCTTACTATCGTGGCTCTTACGACAAGCCTGAAGATTTCGAGGGCTTGAACTCTCATTTGTGTGAGAGGGAAGGCGACCGTTCTACCCACAACCGCATTTTCTATCTCGCGTTACCTCCCGACGTTTTCGTATCTGTAGCTACAaaccttaaaaaaaaatgtgtGCCCGAAAAAGGTATTGCTCGTCTTGTAATCGAGAAGCCATTTGGCGTCGATTTGAAATCCGCCCAGGAACTCCAATCCCAATTAGCTCCCCTTTTTGATGAGAAGGAAATTTATCGTATTGATCACTATTTAGGCAAGGAGATGgttcaaaatttggttcATCTTCGTTTTTGCAATCCTGTTATTTCTCATCTTTGGGACAAAAACAGTATTTCCAGTGTTCAAATTACATTCAAAGAGCCTATTGGTACGGAAGGCCGTGGTGGGTACTTTGACTCTAGTACTATTGTCCGTGATATCGTGCAAAACCACCTTGTCCAAATTCTGACCCTTTTGACCATGGAAACCCCGACCACTTTCTCTGCAGACGATCTTCGTGACGAGAAAGTCAAGGTATTGCGTCGCACTCGATTGGGAGATCTCAAAGATATTGTTCTTGGTCAATATGTCAAAAGCAAGGACGGTAAAAAACCTGGCTACCTTGATGACGAGACTGTTCCCAAGGGTAGTAGGTGTCCCACTTACTCAGCTATTCCCTGTTTTATTGATACCGAAAGATGGCGCGGCGTTCCTTTCTTACTTAAAGCTGGTAAAGCCATGGATATTGGCAAGGTAGAGATTCGTGTTCAGTTCAAAGCTGCTGCAAATGGTTTATTTAAGGACGCATATCATAATGAGCTCGTAATCCGTGTTCAGCCAGACGAAGCTATTTACTTCAAGATGAACATTAAGCAACCCGGTCTTAGTGAGGCTCCCCTCCTTACTGATTTGGACTTGACTTACTCTCGTAGATTTAAGAACATGAAGCTCCATGAAGCATATGAAGCATTGTTTTTGGACGCGTTTGCCGGTGACCAATCCCGTTTTGCTCGTATCGACGAATTAGAATGTGCCTGGTCTTTAGTTGATCctcttttgaaatatatgGAGGAAGAGAAACCTGTACCCGAGCCTTACGAGTATGGTTCCGATGGTCCCGAATGTTTAtactcttttttgaaaaagttcGGATATATTTATGATTCCCCTGATTACTATGATTATCCAGTCATGTCCGTTCCTTCCGATCACTAA